One Thermomonas paludicola genomic window, ACAGCAGCAGGGCAAGTCCGAAGAACACCACCAGCGTGGCGATGCGCAACAGGCGGCAGTGGCTGCGGAAACGGTCGGAAATTGGCATGACGGCGGGATTCCGGGAGATGGCGACGAAGAGGAACTTTAAGCTTGACTTAAATTATCGCTCATGTACAAACTTTATCCCGCACTTAAAACTTCATTCCCGGTGATTCCATGCCCCACGCCATCGAAACCTGCGGCCTGACCCGCCGCTTCGGCCAGCGCACCGCGGTCGACGCCATCGACATGACGGTGCCGGAGCGCAGCGTCTACGGCTTCCTCGGCCGCAACGGCGCCGGCAAGACCACCACCATCAAGCTGCTGCTGGGCCTGCTGGCGCCGGACGCCGGCAGCGCGCGGATCGCCGGCATCGACGTCGCGACGGATCGCATCGCCGCAGCACGCAACGTCGGCGCGCTGCTGGAGGCGCAGGGCTTCTACGCGCACCTGAGCGGGCGCGAGAACCTCGACCTCAGCCGCCGCCTGCTGGGCCTGCCAGCCAGCGAGTCCAACCGCGTGCTGGAGATCGTGGAGATGAGTGCGCACGCCGGCCGTCGCGTCGCCGACTATTCGCTGGGCATGCGCCAGCGCCTCGGGCTGGCGCGGTCGATGCTGGGCGCGCCGCCGGTGCTGGTGCTGGACGAGCCGACCAACGGTCTCGACCCGGAAGGCATCGCAGACATGCGCCGCTTCCTGCGCGAACTGCCGGAGCGCGCCAACGCCACCGTGCTGCTGTCCAGCCACCTGCTCGGCGAGATCGAGCAGGTCGCCAGCCACGTCGGCATCCTCAGCCACGGCCGGCTGGTGCTGGAAGGCGCCTTGGCCGAACTGAAGGCGGGGCTGGCGAGCGAAGTCGAGGTCGGCACCGACGCGCCGGAATGGGCGGTGGCGGTGGCGCGCGGCCACGGCTTCATGGCGGAACAGACCGACGACACCGTGATCGTCCGCTTCGACGCGGGCGAGGAACCGCGCGGCGCGACCGCCGCGCTCAACCGCGTGCTGTGCGTGGCCGGCGTGCACGTGCATGCGCTCGCGCCGCGCCAGCGCAGCCTCGAACTTCTCTACCGCCAGGCCGCGCAGCCCGTCGCGGCGGCGGCCTGACATCGCCCCAAATCCGGAGCCCGCCATGTCCGTTGCCTCGCCCACTTTCTCCGTTCGCCCTGCCCGCTTCGCCACCGCGCTCGCGGTGGAGGCCTGCAAGCTGCGCCGCTCGCTGGCCGTGCTGCTGGCCACCGTCGCGCCGCTGCTGATCGCGGTGTTCGTGTTCTTCAACCTGCTGCGCGGGGAGAAGCCCGCGCCGTGGACGATGTCGCTGCAATTCTCGGCGGCGATCTGGGCGTTCTTCATGCTGCCGATGAGCGTCACCGCGCTGACCGCGCTGGTGGCGCAGACCGAGCACGGCCCGCGCGCCTGGGACCACCTGCGCGCGCTGCCGCTGCCGCGCTGGCACCTGTACGCGGCGAAGGCCGTTTGCGTGTTGGCGCTGGTCGCGGCGATGAGCCTGCTGCTGGCCCTGCTGACGTCGCTGGCGGTCGCCGCCGCCGGCATCGCCAAGCCCGCGGTGGCCGCCACCGGCGCGCCGGATTTCGCCGCCCATCTGCTTCTGCTGGGCCGCATCTTCCTCGCCGCGTGGCTGCTGGTGGCGGTGCAGCTGTGGATCGCGCTGCGCTGGGCCAGCTTCGTGCCGGCGCTGGCGACGGGCATCGCCGGCACCTTCTTCGCAGTGGTCGCCACCTCAGCGAAGATCGGCGTGGCGATGCCTTGGCAGATGCCGGTCAACCAGCTCGCCAGCGACCCGGCCCGCGCCGACCTGGCGCTGGCGCTGGGCCTGGCCGGCGGCATTGTCGCCTTCGCGCTGATGCTGTGGCGGATGAGCCGGCAGGAAACGCCGCGCTGAGCATCCGCCACGGCGGCACGTTCAGCGGTGGGCCAGCGCGAACTCCAGCGCCGCGCGCACCGCCGCCGCCTGCGCATCGTTGCACTGCGCCGGCGTGGCGCGCGGGCTGTCCGGATAGACCTCGGTGGTCGTGGTGTAACGCGCGCCGCTGATACCAGCGCACAGGCCCAGCTTGACCAGCGAATATTCGATCACGCCCGGCGCGACCACAGGCGAACCGATGATGGTGCCATCGGGATCGGCCGGTGCGATATGCGTGACCTGCGCCACTGCGGCGATGATTGCCTGCTGGAACGCCGGCTGTGGGTTCTCGGTATCGTCCACCAGATAGAACCCATCGGGGACGGTATCGGGCTGGTACGGCTTGCCATCACGCGCCGCCAGCGCCGGGCGAAACTCGCTCTCGTCGCTGTCGGTGGTTTCGTGCAGGTCGATATGCACCAGAACGCGGCCGTGCAGCGGCCGGACCAGCGCCCACAGCGCCGCCGATTCGCCGGCCGGACTGTTGGCGCGGAAGTTTCGATTCGGGTCCAGCGCATCGGGGTTCCAGCGATGGATGCGCTCATAGGCCCAAGGCGACACGCAGGGCGCGATCAGGAGATTCATGCGGCCCGCGTAATCCGCCGCATGGCGCTCGGCGAACTGCAGCGCGCCATGCACGCCGCTGGTCTCGTAGCCATGCACGCCACCGGTGACCAGGGCGACCGGCAATGCGTCATTCCAGTCGTGGCTGCGCAGGACGAACAGCGGATAACGGCCATCGTCGCCGTAGTCCAGCATGCCGTACTGCTCCACCTGGAATGCGCCGCGCAGCGCATCGATCCTTGCCAGCACATCGCCTGCATAGCTGCGATGCTTGCGCTGGGCTGCGCGCCACTCGGCAACTTCAAGCGCAGACCAAGGCGTGCCTGGCGTTCCGATGGGGTAGGACGACGCTGCGTGCATGCGGGCTCTCAGGGGGCGGCAGGGCCGTCACTCTAGCACCGCAACAACGCTCAACCGCTGCAGTCGCCGCAACAGACCGACGGCTGCAATTCGACCTTGTTGGCGGGGATGCCAGCCTGCGCCAATACCACGGCCAATTCCTCGGCGCTCAGCCAGGCCGTCACGCGCAGCGCGCCATCGGCAGGATCGAAATCCACGAACGCCGCCGGATCCGCATCCCGAACGGCGTCGTCAATGGCGCTGAGATCGGGGGCGGGAGCCGAAAGCTGGACTCGGTATTCCATGATCGTCTCTCCCTACTCGCAAGCCCGCAATGGGGCATTGCAACGATGCACCGATTTGGATGACCCCGCCTTAATCTGGATCAAACACCGGGCAGCGAGCGGTTACAGCATCCGCTTCAAGGTGTCATCGCGCCGTCCCCAGTGGTGCCACAGCGCTGCCAGCACGTGCGCGCCGATGACCCAGTAGAAGACTTCGCCGATGGTGCCGTGCAGGTCTTCCAGCGAATGCGCCAAGTCTTCGTTTTCCGCCAGCAGCGCCGGCAGAGCAATCCCGGTGAATGGAATCATGATCGCTTTCCCGTCGGTCCATGCGGTGGCCAGGCCCAGTAGCGGCATCACGATGAAAAAGGCATACAGCGACAGGTGCAGCAGCCTGGAGACGAGCGCGCTGAAACGATCCAGCGGCGGGGTGATGGCCGGGGCGCCGCCGCGCACGCGGCTGGCCAACCGCCACCAGACCAGCAGGAAGATGGCGATGCCGGCCCAGAAGTGGCCCTGCATCATCGCTGCGCGCCCACTGCTGCCGCGCGGGAACAGGCCGCGCTGCTCGATCAGCACGTAGGCCAGCAGGATCAACACCGCCATCAGCCAGTGCAGGTAGCGGATGGTCGGTGCGTAACGCGAACGAGTGGTGGCATGCATGCGCCTGGCTCCCGGGAGTGACGATTCGACAATGAACGATGCAGCGGCGAATACGTTGACTTCGATCAATCCGGCGGCGGCGCCGGCGCGGCGCCCAGCAACTCGCCCAGCGCCGCATCCTTTTCCCGCCACAGACCGTTCATCCAGTGCTGGAAGCGAATCCGGAAGTCACGGTCGTTCTGGTAATCGCCGCCCACCAGATCGGCCGGAATCGGGTGCTGGCGCACCTGCACGCGCACCTCGGGGATGCGCCCGGCCAACAGGTCCAGCAAGGACGGAGAGCCCGCCGGATAGGCGATGCTGACATCCAGGATTGCCTGCAGTCCCTGGCCCATCGCATCCAGCACGAATGCCACGCCGCCCGACTTCGGCTTGAGCAGATGCCGGTAAGGCGAAGACTGCCGGGCGTGCTTGGCTGCAGTGAAGCGGGTGCCTTCCACGAAATTCATGATGGCCACCGGGATGGCGCGGAATTTTTCGCACGCGCGCCTGGTCACATCGATGTCGCGCCCGGCCAGCGCCGGGTTGCGTGCGATCTGCTTGGGCGTGTAGCGGCCCATGAACGGGAAATCCAGCGCCCACCACGCCATTCCCAGCAAAGGCACCCAGAACAACTGGCGCTTGAGGAAAAAGCGCAGCAGCGGGATGCGCCGATTGAACACTTTCTGCAAGACCAGGATGTCCACCCAGCTCTGGTGGTTGGCCAGCACCAGATAATGACCGTCGGCGCGCAACTCGGCGGCGCCTTGCACGTTCAAGCGGGTGTCGGTGAAGGCATCCCACATCCAGCTGTTGAATCCGATCCAGCTTTCCGCCAACCCGGTCAACAACGGATTGCACAGCGCGCGCATGCGCGGGAACGGCAACATCACCTTCAGCAGCGCCACCAGCAGCAGCGGGGCGACATGCACGACCGTATTGGCGGCGATCAACAAGAAGGTCAACGCAAGGCGAAATGGGAGCATCGGCAAATTCAAGTGGCCGTGGAGCGACAGGCGGCATTGTCGCGGAAAACACGGTTGGCTTCAGGCTGTCGGTATCATTTGCGCATGCCCCGCTATCCCGGCCCCCTGCTCACCCGCCCCTTGGGCGACGCCCTGCTGGCGGCGCGCGCGGCCGGCGCCAGCACCTGGCAAGCTTCGCTCGACCTGGGCCGGAGCACGGGCGAGGCCGTCCTGTCCAGCGATCACTGGCACTGGCGCGGCCTGCGCTATGACTATCCCGGCCCGCTCAAGGACCGCACGCTGTACTGGTGGGACGGTGCGGCATTCGCGCCGATTTCGCGCTATGCCGGCAAGCTGATCAAGCTGGTGCCGACCGAATGGAACGTCCCCACCTTCGAAATCGACGGCATCAAGATGCTGCCGACGTCACGGGAATCCCCGCTGGACGATGCGCGCCGCAAGGTGGCGCTGGTGCAACCGGCGGGCAAGACGGTGCTGGATACCTGCGCTGGACTTGGCTATTTCGCCAGCTGCTGCCTCGACGCCGGGGTGAGGCATCTGCAGTCGTTTGAAAAAAACGAGGATGTGCTGTGGTTGCGCACGCTCAATCCGTGGTCGCCGGATGCCGACGACAGCGACGGCAGGCTGGCGCTGGCGCTGGCCGACGTCTCGCAGGCCATCCTGCAGTTGCCGGATGCCGCGTTCGATGCGGCACTGCACGATCCGCCACGCTTCGGCATCGCAGGTGAACTGTATTCGCTGGCGTTTTACCAGCAGCTTGCGCGCGTCCTGCGCCGCGGCGGACGTCTGTTCCACTACACCGGCAGCCCCAACAAGCTCACCTCGGGCCGTGACGTGCCACGCGAAGTGGTGAAACGGCTGCAACACGCCGGCTTCCAGGCCGAACTGGCGCTGGACGGCGTGCTGGCAGTCAAGCGCTGAGCTGCTTACGCGCGGCGCTCGACGCGGATCACCGCGGGATCGTCGGCATGTTCCAGCAACAGCTTGCGCACCCGATCCTGCCAGACCGAACCGAACGCGCCACGCACGTCATCGCTGGCATCGGCCGCCAGGGCTTGCCCCATCAGCGCGCGCATCTGCGGCGCGGGAGGCACCGTGGAAAGATCCATCGACACCTGCACCGTGTCACCGTTGTCACTGCGGCGAAAACTGGCGATGCAGCCCAGGTCGCTACCGCCGTAACGCAGCAACCCGTGCCGAACGAACCGCCCCCCGATGCCGTGGAAGCCGTTGTTGGCCGCCGCGCCGGTGAGCAGGGTGAACACCTGGGCGACGACGCCGGTGGTGCCTTCCACCTCCGCCGCGCTCATCGTCACCACCACGCCGCCGCGCTCCGGCACGCCCTCCGGATACAGCGCGCGCAGACCGGCGCGCGCCATCAGATAGGCACCCGCCACGGTCGGGCAGGAATGCCCGGCCAGGCGCACCGCATCGGCATACCCGTACTCGATCAGCCCGCCTTCCGCAGCACCCAGCAGCTCGGCCAGCGGATCACGCAGCAGGATGCGCGGCACCTGCGAATAGAAGACGGGCAGATTCACGGGCTTATTCCTCCGGCAAACCGGTGACGCCAAAGTCGATGACCACGCCAGTCTGGTCGCGCTGGCGATACGACACCGTGAGGTGCTCGCCGAAGCGCTGGGTGAGCTGGCCCAGCAAGGGAATGGGGTCGTGGTCATTGATGAAGCGCATGCTCTCGCCGTTGCGCAACGCGCCCAACGCGCCGAAGATGGCGGAGTGGCGGAAGCGGCGGGCAATGCCACGCGCATCGAAGACGTGGACGTTGGGTTCTGGATCAAGCTGGATCGACATGCCAATGGCTCCTGTTCGCGATAAACCGAGGCCATGCTACGCCGCACCGATGACGCCGCCCTGACCCATGTCAAGGCAGCCATCACTCTCTGGTCTTCAGCCAGCGCGCCAGTAGTTGTTGGCCGCGGAAATGGTCTGGAAATTCACCGCCACCACGTGCGAGGACGCGATCAACGCACTGGCGTCTTCGGCATAGTCCGGGCGCAGCTGTCCGCGTATCTCGGCCGAGGGTTGCGTGTACTTCACCGCCACCCGGGAAAGCTTGATCGCAAGTTCGAAGCCGGCTTGCGGGGTATCGGTGATCAAGCTGGTCAACCAGGTATCGCTCATGGCGTTGCCCTCATCGCATCAGGAAACCAGGATGGTCGTGCAACGGGCGCGCAGCCGCAATTCACGCGGCGTGCCGCTGCCGATCCGGTCACGGGCATTCCTGCGCGCTGCGCACGCAATGGTCGTTGCTGGAGCACCAGATGAAACCGGCGGCGCACTGATCGGAATTGGCGGCCGTCGTCCGGCACAGGCCGCTGACCGGCTCGCAGGCAAAGCCGGCGGCGGCGCAGTCGCTGCTCTCGCCCGCGCTATTGGCGCTGCGCGTGGGCGATTCGCAATAGGCATGCACCAGGCTGCCGCCCCTGCGCGTCCAGGCATCCAACTGCTCGCGCAGCCGTTGGTTTTTTTCGCGCTCCTGGTTGTACAGCGCCTTGTAATCGATCTGCGCGGCACCGCCGATTTTCGGCACCACCATCGGCCGCATCGGGGCCACGGTCTGCGCCGTGGCCGCTGGCTGAAAAACGCACGTGAGCGCAAGCAAGATCACGGCAGTTGCACGATTCATCGGTTTCCCCATTGTCTTGCGCCACTGGCGCAGCCCGGCCAGCATAGCGAAATTCGCCTGGACATCAGCCAGGATTCTCGTTTATCGCACTCGCCAATGCCAGCCGTGCGATCTGTACCAGCCCTTGCTCGCGCTGCTCTGCGGGCATGTGCACATCGTTGTCCAGATGATCGCTGACCGCCAGGATCGACAGCGCCTGGAACCCTTCGCGCATGGCCAACCCGTACAGGCCGGCGGTTTCCATTTCGATGCCGCAAATCCGATGCCGGCGCAGATGCGCAAGCAAGGCCGGATCGCCGTCGTAGAAGCAATCGGTACTGAACACCCCCGCCACACGCGCGGCGATACCCTGCCGGGACGCCGCATCCACCGCGTTGCGCAGCAGGCTGAAATCGGCGCAGCCCGCCAGATCATGGCCGCCGAATTGCATCCGGTTGAAACGCGAGTCGGTGCTTCCGGACTGCGCCAACAGTACATCCCCGAGGTTTACCTCGCCGATGCCGCCGCAGGTGCCGATGCGGATGATCCGGCGCACGCCATACACGCGCACCAGCTCGGTGACATAGATCGCCGTGGAGGGAATGCCCATGCCACCGCCCATCACCGTTACTGCCTGCCCGTGCCAGCGGCCGGTATAACCCAGCATGTTGCGGCGAGCATTGACCTGCGCCGGGCTGTCGAGCACTTCGTGCGCGACGAAGCGCGCGCGCAGCGGATCGCCGGGCAACAGCACGGTATTGGCAATGGCGCCGACGGCGGCCTCGATATGCGGGGTACTCATGCCGTTCAATCCATCAGGAAACTGCGACCAGCAGCCAGTGGGGGCAGGCCGAGATGGGTGGCGATGCCCTGCCCCAAATCGGCGAAACTGTCGCGCCGCCCCAATGCGCGCGGCGCCAGGCCGGGGCCAAACGCGAGCAGCGGCACGCATTCGCGCGTGTGGTCGCTGCCCGGCCACGTGGGGTCGCAGCCGTGGTCGGCGCTCAGCACCAGCAAGTCGCCATTGCGCAGTACATCCAGCAGCTCCGGCAGGCGCGCATCGAAGTGTTCAAGTGCCGCGCCATAGCCAAGCGGGTCGCGGCGATGCCCGTACACACTGTCGAAATCCACGAAATTGGTGGCCACCAGCGCGCCATCACCGGCCTGCGCCAGCGCCTGCAGGGTGGCATCGAACAGCGCGTCATGCCCGCTGGCCGGCAGTTTCCTGGAAACACCGCGCGCGGCGAAAATGTCGCTGATCTTGCCCACCGCAATCACCTCGCCGGCCGCCGCGCATACCGCATCCAGCAGGGTGGGCGCCGGTGGCGGCAGCGCGTAGTCGCGGCGATTCCCGGTCCTGTGGAACCCGCTGGCCGCATCGCCGGTGAACGGCCTGGCAATGACCCGGCCGATGTTCCAGGGCGCCAGCAATTCGCGGGCGAGCTGGCAGAGTTCCAGCAGACGCCCCAGCCCGAAATGCTCCTCGTGCGCCGCGATCTGCAACACCGAGTCCGCCGAGGTATAGACGATGGGCTTGCCGCTGGCGACATGCTCGGCGCCAAGCCTTGCCATGATCTCGGTACCCGAGGCATGGCAGTTGCCCAGCACGCCGGGAAGCGTGCCGCGCTCGATCAGCGCTTCCAGCAGCGCCGGGGGGAAGGTAGTTTCCGTTGCCTCGAACACGCCGAAGGGCCGTTCAAGCACCACCCCTGCGCTTTCCCAATGGCCAGAGGGCGTGTCCTTGCCGCAGGCGCGCTCAGCCATGCAGCCCCACAGCGCCGCAGGTGCGGGCGCTGCCTCGAAACCCGCCGCAACCTGCCCGGTGGCCAGCGCATGCGCCTGCGGCAAGCCCATCCGGGTCAGGGTTGGCAGGCGCAGCGGGCCGCGCGCTGCCGCCGCGCAGGCGCCGGCAATATGGCCGAAGGTATCGGCACCGGCATCACCATAGGCAGCGGCATCGGGTGCGTTGCCCACGCCCAGCGAGTCCAGCACCAGCCAGATCGCACGCGCCATCGCTCAACGCTCCGATTCAGCGAGGATGGCGTCGAACAGCGTGCTGGCACCGATGCGGAAATGCGCGGGCGTCGCCCACGCCGCACCCAGCCGCCCATCGACCAAGGCCAGGTATTCGTGCGCATCGGCCAGTGTGCGGATGCCGCCGGCAGCCTTGAAGCCGCAGGTACCGCCGCGCTCGGCAATCGCATCCAGCATGATCGCCGCAGCCGCCAGCGTGGCATTGACCGGCACCTTGCCGGTGGATGTCTTCAGAAAGTCCACGCCGACATCCAACCCGATGTCACTGGCCTGGCGGATCAAGTCCGGCCGCGCCAGCTCACCGGTTTCCAGGATCAGCTTCATTGCGATATCAGGCCCGCACGCCGCGCGGCAAGCGTCCACGCCAGCCCGCGCACTCGCGGCATCGCCGGCCTTGAGCGCCCGCCACGCCAGAACCATGTCGATTTCGTCGGCCCCGGCGGCAATCGCACGCTGGGTTTCCCGCGCGACGCGCCGGGAATCAGCGCCGCCGTCGGGAAAATTCACCACGGTCGCCACCTTGACCGACGTTCCTGCCAGCGCTTCCCGTGCCGTGGTGACGTGCTCGGGGTACACGCACACCGCTGCAGGGACGCCATGCGGGGTGCGCGCGGCCGCGCACAGCGCGCGAATTCGTGCGGCCGTATCGCCCTCGCCCAGACTGGTCAAATCCAGCAAGCCGAGCAAGCGGATGGCAAGCGTGTGATTGGATGCAGGCATGGGCATGGCCGTTCAGGGTTACGGCAGCCTAAAGGCGGGCTGCCGGCCATGCCTTGACCTGAGGCAAACCGGAGGGAACTTCGGCAGCGCGCCGCCGGCACATGGACAGGCGCACTGCCCGCC contains:
- the deoC gene encoding deoxyribose-phosphate aldolase; this encodes MPASNHTLAIRLLGLLDLTSLGEGDTAARIRALCAAARTPHGVPAAVCVYPEHVTTAREALAGTSVKVATVVNFPDGGADSRRVARETQRAIAAGADEIDMVLAWRALKAGDAASARAGVDACRAACGPDIAMKLILETGELARPDLIRQASDIGLDVGVDFLKTSTGKVPVNATLAAAAIMLDAIAERGGTCGFKAAGGIRTLADAHEYLALVDGRLGAAWATPAHFRIGASTLFDAILAESER
- a CDS encoding ABC transporter permease gives rise to the protein MSVASPTFSVRPARFATALAVEACKLRRSLAVLLATVAPLLIAVFVFFNLLRGEKPAPWTMSLQFSAAIWAFFMLPMSVTALTALVAQTEHGPRAWDHLRALPLPRWHLYAAKAVCVLALVAAMSLLLALLTSLAVAAAGIAKPAVAATGAPDFAAHLLLLGRIFLAAWLLVAVQLWIALRWASFVPALATGIAGTFFAVVATSAKIGVAMPWQMPVNQLASDPARADLALALGLAGGIVAFALMLWRMSRQETPR
- a CDS encoding DUF2249 domain-containing protein, translated to MSIQLDPEPNVHVFDARGIARRFRHSAIFGALGALRNGESMRFINDHDPIPLLGQLTQRFGEHLTVSYRQRDQTGVVIDFGVTGLPEE
- a CDS encoding hexameric tyrosine-coordinated heme protein, translated to MSDTWLTSLITDTPQAGFELAIKLSRVAVKYTQPSAEIRGQLRPDYAEDASALIASSHVVAVNFQTISAANNYWRAG
- a CDS encoding ABC transporter ATP-binding protein, which codes for MPHAIETCGLTRRFGQRTAVDAIDMTVPERSVYGFLGRNGAGKTTTIKLLLGLLAPDAGSARIAGIDVATDRIAAARNVGALLEAQGFYAHLSGRENLDLSRRLLGLPASESNRVLEIVEMSAHAGRRVADYSLGMRQRLGLARSMLGAPPVLVLDEPTNGLDPEGIADMRRFLRELPERANATVLLSSHLLGEIEQVASHVGILSHGRLVLEGALAELKAGLASEVEVGTDAPEWAVAVARGHGFMAEQTDDTVIVRFDAGEEPRGATAALNRVLCVAGVHVHALAPRQRSLELLYRQAAQPVAAAA
- the deoD gene encoding purine-nucleoside phosphorylase, with amino-acid sequence MSTPHIEAAVGAIANTVLLPGDPLRARFVAHEVLDSPAQVNARRNMLGYTGRWHGQAVTVMGGGMGIPSTAIYVTELVRVYGVRRIIRIGTCGGIGEVNLGDVLLAQSGSTDSRFNRMQFGGHDLAGCADFSLLRNAVDAASRQGIAARVAGVFSTDCFYDGDPALLAHLRRHRICGIEMETAGLYGLAMREGFQALSILAVSDHLDNDVHMPAEQREQGLVQIARLALASAINENPG
- a CDS encoding M14 family metallopeptidase gives rise to the protein MHAASSYPIGTPGTPWSALEVAEWRAAQRKHRSYAGDVLARIDALRGAFQVEQYGMLDYGDDGRYPLFVLRSHDWNDALPVALVTGGVHGYETSGVHGALQFAERHAADYAGRMNLLIAPCVSPWAYERIHRWNPDALDPNRNFRANSPAGESAALWALVRPLHGRVLVHIDLHETTDSDESEFRPALAARDGKPYQPDTVPDGFYLVDDTENPQPAFQQAIIAAVAQVTHIAPADPDGTIIGSPVVAPGVIEYSLVKLGLCAGISGARYTTTTEVYPDSPRATPAQCNDAQAAAVRAALEFALAHR
- a CDS encoding phosphopentomutase, producing the protein MARAIWLVLDSLGVGNAPDAAAYGDAGADTFGHIAGACAAAARGPLRLPTLTRMGLPQAHALATGQVAAGFEAAPAPAALWGCMAERACGKDTPSGHWESAGVVLERPFGVFEATETTFPPALLEALIERGTLPGVLGNCHASGTEIMARLGAEHVASGKPIVYTSADSVLQIAAHEEHFGLGRLLELCQLARELLAPWNIGRVIARPFTGDAASGFHRTGNRRDYALPPPAPTLLDAVCAAAGEVIAVGKISDIFAARGVSRKLPASGHDALFDATLQALAQAGDGALVATNFVDFDSVYGHRRDPLGYGAALEHFDARLPELLDVLRNGDLLVLSADHGCDPTWPGSDHTRECVPLLAFGPGLAPRALGRRDSFADLGQGIATHLGLPPLAAGRSFLMD
- a CDS encoding cytochrome b; translation: MHATTRSRYAPTIRYLHWLMAVLILLAYVLIEQRGLFPRGSSGRAAMMQGHFWAGIAIFLLVWWRLASRVRGGAPAITPPLDRFSALVSRLLHLSLYAFFIVMPLLGLATAWTDGKAIMIPFTGIALPALLAENEDLAHSLEDLHGTIGEVFYWVIGAHVLAALWHHWGRRDDTLKRML
- a CDS encoding acyltransferase, whose translation is MLPFRLALTFLLIAANTVVHVAPLLLVALLKVMLPFPRMRALCNPLLTGLAESWIGFNSWMWDAFTDTRLNVQGAAELRADGHYLVLANHQSWVDILVLQKVFNRRIPLLRFFLKRQLFWVPLLGMAWWALDFPFMGRYTPKQIARNPALAGRDIDVTRRACEKFRAIPVAIMNFVEGTRFTAAKHARQSSPYRHLLKPKSGGVAFVLDAMGQGLQAILDVSIAYPAGSPSLLDLLAGRIPEVRVQVRQHPIPADLVGGDYQNDRDFRIRFQHWMNGLWREKDAALGELLGAAPAPPPD
- a CDS encoding class I SAM-dependent methyltransferase — protein: MPRYPGPLLTRPLGDALLAARAAGASTWQASLDLGRSTGEAVLSSDHWHWRGLRYDYPGPLKDRTLYWWDGAAFAPISRYAGKLIKLVPTEWNVPTFEIDGIKMLPTSRESPLDDARRKVALVQPAGKTVLDTCAGLGYFASCCLDAGVRHLQSFEKNEDVLWLRTLNPWSPDADDSDGRLALALADVSQAILQLPDAAFDAALHDPPRFGIAGELYSLAFYQQLARVLRRGGRLFHYTGSPNKLTSGRDVPREVVKRLQHAGFQAELALDGVLAVKR